In Candidatus Bathyarchaeia archaeon, the following are encoded in one genomic region:
- the purS gene encoding phosphoribosylformylglycinamidine synthase subunit PurS: protein MKYRLKIEVNLKPGHSDPEGETTERLLRELGYKVKTVNVGKVYRVILNADSRKEAEVKADEMCRRLLANPTKDNYTVTIEEEK, encoded by the coding sequence ATGAAATACCGTTTAAAAATTGAAGTTAACCTTAAACCTGGACATAGCGACCCCGAAGGCGAAACAACTGAGCGCTTGCTGAGAGAGCTTGGGTATAAAGTTAAAACGGTTAATGTGGGCAAAGTTTACCGTGTAATTCTTAATGCTGATTCGAGAAAGGAGGCTGAAGTGAAGGCTGATGAAATGTGTAGAAGGCTTCTGGCGAATCCAACAAAAGACAACTACACAGTAACGATTGAGGAAGAAAAATGA